The following proteins come from a genomic window of Ilumatobacter coccineus YM16-304:
- the rimI gene encoding ribosomal protein S18-alanine N-acetyltransferase, translated as MSVIERMLRRDDRPADGEGLVIEKMRKRDLKAGVFEIERSAYPKPWSAGVFQSEIEQMKAGTRHYVVARLDGRIVGHGGLWFTADEAHVTNVAVHPDARRTGVATQLMLVLADEAIRRGCNAWTLEVRVSSTGAQALYRKFGFAPAGIRQRYYENSEDAIVMWCHDIGTDEYRARLDAVREGSS; from the coding sequence ATGAGCGTGATCGAGCGCATGCTGCGCCGCGACGACCGCCCCGCCGACGGCGAGGGCCTCGTCATCGAGAAGATGCGCAAGCGCGACCTCAAGGCCGGCGTGTTCGAGATCGAGCGGAGCGCCTACCCCAAGCCCTGGTCGGCCGGTGTCTTCCAGAGCGAGATCGAGCAGATGAAGGCGGGCACCCGGCACTACGTCGTCGCCCGCCTCGACGGCCGCATCGTCGGACACGGCGGGCTCTGGTTCACCGCCGACGAGGCGCACGTCACCAACGTCGCGGTGCATCCCGATGCCCGTCGGACCGGGGTGGCGACGCAACTGATGTTGGTGTTGGCCGACGAGGCGATCCGCCGCGGCTGCAACGCCTGGACGCTCGAGGTCCGCGTGTCGAGCACCGGGGCGCAGGCGCTCTACCGCAAGTTCGGGTTCGCACCGGCCGGCATCCGACAGCGCTACTACGAGAACAGTGAGGACGCGATCGTCATGTGGTGTCACGACATCGGAACCGACGAGTACCGCGCCCGCCTCGACGCGGTGAGGGAGGGCTCGTCATGA
- the tsaD gene encoding tRNA (adenosine(37)-N6)-threonylcarbamoyltransferase complex transferase subunit TsaD — MSDHDLVVDESTLVLGIETSCDETAAALVLGGNDVVSNVVSTQIDLHAEFGGVVPEIASRAHLDVLNPVVARAIVEGGVDESRIDAVACTVGPGLVGALLVGVSAAKSLALAWDKPFIGVNHMEAHLYAASLEDPTLEFPLVVMLVSGGHTMLIEMRGHGQYVLLGQTIDDAAGEAFDKVARFLELGYPGGPAIDRAAMLGDPDAIPFPRAMKDDGLDFSFSGLKTAVMNYVRKHPDVGDADVAASFQMAVVDVLVHKARKAAKQVGATGIVLGGGVAANSLLREELLGACETDGIQGFLPSREMCTDNAAMIAAAGWHRLRSDGPTPLDVGATPNLRLPLLEA; from the coding sequence ATGAGCGACCACGACCTCGTCGTCGACGAATCGACCTTGGTGCTCGGCATCGAGACCAGCTGCGACGAGACCGCTGCGGCGCTCGTGCTCGGCGGCAACGACGTCGTGTCGAACGTCGTCTCGACGCAGATCGACCTGCACGCAGAGTTCGGTGGCGTGGTGCCCGAGATCGCGTCACGCGCGCACCTCGACGTGCTCAACCCCGTCGTGGCTCGGGCCATCGTCGAAGGTGGTGTCGACGAGTCGCGCATCGACGCCGTGGCCTGCACCGTCGGCCCCGGCCTCGTGGGTGCACTGCTCGTCGGTGTGTCGGCGGCCAAGTCGCTGGCCCTGGCGTGGGACAAGCCGTTCATCGGCGTCAACCACATGGAGGCGCACCTGTACGCCGCCTCGCTCGAAGATCCCACGCTCGAGTTCCCACTCGTCGTCATGCTCGTGTCGGGTGGCCACACGATGCTGATCGAGATGCGCGGGCACGGGCAGTACGTGCTGCTCGGCCAGACCATCGACGACGCGGCCGGTGAAGCGTTCGACAAGGTGGCCCGGTTCCTCGAACTCGGCTACCCGGGCGGCCCGGCGATCGACCGGGCGGCCATGCTCGGCGACCCCGACGCGATCCCGTTCCCGCGGGCGATGAAAGACGACGGGCTGGACTTCTCGTTCTCGGGGCTCAAGACCGCGGTGATGAACTACGTGCGCAAGCATCCCGATGTCGGTGACGCCGACGTGGCCGCGTCGTTCCAGATGGCGGTCGTCGACGTGCTCGTGCACAAGGCCCGCAAGGCGGCGAAGCAGGTGGGCGCGACCGGCATCGTGCTCGGTGGCGGCGTCGCCGCGAACTCGCTCCTGCGAGAAGAACTCCTCGGCGCGTGCGAAACCGACGGGATCCAAGGGTTCCTGCCGAGCCGCGAGATGTGCACCGACAACGCGGCGATGATCGCTG